A window of Drosophila subobscura isolate 14011-0131.10 chromosome E, UCBerk_Dsub_1.0, whole genome shotgun sequence contains these coding sequences:
- the LOC117891829 gene encoding UDP-glucuronosyltransferase 2A3, with protein sequence MEIQMKLIVFSLVCLCYGQAAKILVLFPHASESHFAVMRTLVTELASREHNVTVYTGHGLGEHLENVTETIIPEYPFWSNLQKHAAPKGNLADLGKLSTESLRKSLAVVGANALDHFLSQEPLQRLLKQSTVEFDFDVIILDYFYTEALLALGHFHQKPIVGIVSTDFGNYMEAVQESMVPAACSPIEFDHYIPTLGFSARLGNIRECIARRKRFAKDHFGAQEQLIAKHFKLKSTVPELQANQLSLLLLNSHVPLMTPRPSVQQIVPAGGLHIRGPRELPWNIKRFLEEARAGAIYLQLGNEQPCGQLPKLKLEALFAFFAARKERFIWSCHDVKALERLPKNVMIQHAVPQIDILAHPRVKAFIMNGDLLSLQEGIVRNVPTLGLPIFQNERQNMDLAVKLGVGLKLEQDNVTAASLSWAADRLLQEPQYQVTIRDVSLEFRDRPLGALASAMFWVNYVARHKGGAAIRTRGVGISSTQLHLFDLFLFYFGVASFFVGLLVALCFVAIFVWKKKISSKNTKLN encoded by the exons ATG GAGATCCAAATGAAGCTGATTGTGTTCTCCCTGGTGTGCCTGTGCTACGGCCAAGCAGCCAAGATTCTTGTGCTCTTCCCGCATGCCAGCGAGAGTCATTTTGCGGTGATGCGCACCTTGGTCACGGAGCTGGCCAGCCGGGAGCACAAT GTCACGGTTTACACGGGACACGGTCTGGGAGAGCACTTGGAGAACGTGACGGAGACGATTATTCCCGAATATCCATTTTGGTCCAACT TGCAAAAGCATGCAGCACCCAAGGGAAACCTCGCCGATCTGGGCAAATTGTCTACAGAAAGTCTTCGCAAGTCCCTAGCCGTCGTCGGAGCCAATGCCTTGGACCACTTTCTCAGCCAagagccgctgcagcggctccTGAAGCAGTCCACAGTGGAGTTCGATTTCGACGTGATCATTTTGGATTACTTCTACACGGAGGCACTGCTGGCTCTGGGCCACTTCCACCAGAAGCCCATCGTTGGCATTGTAAGCACGGACTTTGGCAACTACATGGAGGCAGTACAGGAGTCCATGGTGCCAGCGGCATGCTCCCCCATTGAATTTGACCACTATATTCCCACGCTGGGGTTTTCGGCGAGATTGGGAAACATTCGGGAGTGCATCGCGCGCAGAAAGCGGTTCGCAAAGGATCACTTTGGGGCACAGGAACAGCTCATTGCTAAGCACTTTAAATTGAAATCCACTGTCCCAGAGCTTCAGGCGAATCAGCTTTCTCTGCTCCTGTTGAACAGCCACGTGCCCCTGATGACGCCTCGTCCGAGTGTGCAGCAGATTGTGCCCGCCGGTGGCCTGCACATTCGGGGTCCGCGGGAGCTGCCATGGAATATCAAGCGGTTCCTGGAGGAAGCCCGTGCTGGAGCCATCTACTTGCAGCTGGGCAACGAACAGCCATGTGGTCAGTTGCCCAAATTGAAGCTGGAAGCGCTCTTTGCGTTTTTTGCTGCCCGTAAGGAAAGATTCATTTGGTCCTGCCACGATGTGAAGGCATTGGAGCGTCTGCCCAAGAACGTGATGATCCAGCATGCGGTGCCGCAGATCGACATCTTGGCACATCCCCGTGTGAAAGCCTTCATTATGAACGGAGATCTGCTCAGCCTGCAGGAGGGAATAGTTAGAAATGTGCCGACCCTGGGGCTGCCAATATTCCAGAATGAGCGGCAGAACATGGACCTGGCAGTGAAACTGGGCGTAGGCCTGAAACTGGAGCAAGATAACGTTACCGCTGCTTCCCTGTCCTGGGCAGCAGACAGACTGCTGCAGGAGCCGCAGTATCAGGTTACGATTCGGGATGTTTCGCTGGAGTTTCGGGACAGACCGTTGGGCGCCCTGGCCAGCGCCATGTTCTGGGTGAACTATGTGGCACGGCACAAGGGGGGAGCTGCGATCAGAACCCGAGGTGTCGGCATATCATCGACTCAGCTGCACCTCTTCgacctgtttttgttttactttggAGTGGcgtcattttttgttggcctgcTGGTTGCCCTGTGCTTTGTGGCCATTTTCGTGTGGAAGAAGAAAATCTCTAGCAAGAACACCAAATTGAATTAG
- the LOC117891836 gene encoding zinc finger Ran-binding domain-containing protein 2 — protein sequence MSTTSNGSGGAAGGTSSGGVVSPGDWICPDYDCRHLNFARRTQCNKCNHDRDSIDKPERDRDRGNGSSSSSSSSSKKKLGTEIGKAAADKSRGLFSAEDWQCAKCANVNWARRQTCNMCNSPKFTDSEERTGFGGGYNDRGVVEYKDRQESDSEYDEFGRRKKRKSHEDRDGSKRARRASDAGEDEEEDDDDDDGDLSKYDLWGDNEVTSSEVNNKQPTDNGSRDIKGSKRASRDSTSSVSSSSSSSSSSSSDSSSSSSSSSSSNSSGSTSRRGKKSTASPSRH from the exons ATGTCCACAACGTCTAATGGGAGTGGCggggcagcaggcggcaccagcagcggcggcgtcgTCTCGCCTGGTGATTGGATTTGCCCGGATTATGA CTGTCGGCATCTGAATTTTGCACGTCGCACGCAATGCAATAAATGCAATCACGACCGTGATAGCATTGATAAGCCAGAGCGCGACCGTGACCGGGGCaatggcagtagcagcagcagcagcagctccagcaagaAGAAGCTGGGAACCGAGATCGGGAAAGCGGCAGCGGACAAGTCCCGGGGGCTCTTCAGCGCCGAGGACTGGCAGTGCGCCAAGTGTGCGAACGTGAACTGGGCCAGGCGGCAGACCTGCAACATGTGTAATTCGCCCAAGTTTACGGATTCAGAGGAGCGAACTG GCTTTGGCGGTGGCTACAATGATCGTGGAGTTGTCGAGTACAAGGATCGCCAGGAGTCGGACAGCGAGTATGATGAGTTTGGGCGCCGTAAGAAGCGGAAGAGTCATGAAGACCGCGATGGGTCTAAGCGAGCAAGGAGGGCCAGCGACGCTGGGGAGGATGAGGAAgaggacgacgatgatgatgatggcgatcTGTCCAAGTATGATCTATGGGGTGACAATGAAGTAACCTCATCCGAAGTCAACAACAAGCAGCCGACGGACAATGGCAGCAGGGACATCAAGGGGAGCAAACGGGCCTCTCGCGATTCCACATCGTCCGtctcatcctcgtcctcgaGCAGCTCGTCTAGCTCAAGCGactcgtcatcatcgtcgtcatcctcgAGCAGCTCGAACAGCAGTGGGTCGACCAGCAGGCGTGGCAAGAAGAGCACTGCATCGCCAAGCAGACATTAG
- the LOC117891838 gene encoding 28S ribosomal protein S15, mitochondrial produces the protein MNKLLNIAQAVPRQFVREYAFKSDLKIKWVRPEKIPCIKPEKSGDLSKLPPLNADDLLLEYKDCKELENADDTVKSLFKLTNNANHLTTRYYRDQMVKEVQRHAQDYGSMESKLANMTAIIRRYQEHMDKHPRDKMIKVRLKELIDKRKKFLKYLRRWDYPRFEWILEKLDLVYKPPPEHFHWITRKESLQKLTDTYCETLKEERLDAYHKELQAQKIPFLEDAIRKMEFIRKEQISCDIPLTVTEEQIEHSKKELAQLVEQREAAAAVTSKKQDEDSFN, from the exons atgaataaactattaaatatagCGCAGGCAGTGCCGCGCCAATTTGTTCGTGAATATGCCTTTAAGTCGGATCTGAAAATCAAATGGGTGCGCCCAGAGAAGATCCCCTGCATCAAGCCAGAAAAGAGTGGCGATCTCTCCAAGCTGCCTCCCCTGAATGCCGACGATCTTCTTCTGGAATACAAAGATTGCAAGGAGCTGGAAAA TGCCGACGATACTGTGAAATCTCTGTTTAAGCTGACCAACAATGCCAACCATCTGACGACTCGTTACTATCGCGATCAGATGGTCAAAGAAGTGCAGAGACATGCCCAGGACTATGGATCCATGGAGTCAAAGT TGGCCAACATGACCGCCATTATTCGTCGGTATCAGGAGCATATGGATAAGCATCCCCGCGACAAGATGATTAAGGTGCGTCTCAAGGAGCTGATTGATAAGCGCAAGAAGTTCCTTAAATATCTGAGACGTTGGGACTATCCCCGTTTCGAGTGGATATTAGAGAAGCTTGATTTGGTATACAAGCCACCGCCAGAACATTTCCATTGGATTACCCGCAAAGAGTCGCTGCAGAAGTTGACCGACACCTACTGCGAAACCTTGAAGGAGGAACGCCTCGATGCCTATCACAAAGAGCTGCAGGCCCAAAAAATACCCTTTCTAGAAGATGCCATCCGTAAAATGGAATTCATACGAAAAGAGCAAATATCCTGCGATATTCCATTGACGGTAACCGAGGAGCAAATCGAGCATTCGAAGAAAGAGTTGGCTCAGTTGGTAGAGCAACGAGAAGCGGCAGCCGCTGTAACCAGCAAAAAACAAGACGAGGATAGCTTCAATTAG
- the LOC117891843 gene encoding 40S ribosomal protein S24: MSGTTATVRTRKFMTNRLLARKQMVCDVLHPGLSSVNKTEIREKLAAMYKVTPDVVFAFGFRTNFGGGRSTGFALIYDTLDFAKKFEPKYRLARHGLFEQKKQTRKQRKERRNRMKKVRGTAKAKIGAGKK; encoded by the coding sequence ATGTCCGGTACAACCGCCACAGTCCGCACCCGCAAGTTCATGACCAACCGCCTGCTTGCCAGGAAACAAATGGTCTGTGATGTTCTGCACCCAGGACTCTCGTCGGTGAACAAGACCGAGATCCGCGAGAAGCTCGCTGCCATGTACAAGGTGACTCCCGATGTCGTCTTTGCGTTCGGTTTCCGCACAAACTTCGGTGGCGGCCGCTCCACTGGCTTCGCCCTCATCTACGACACCCTGGACTTTGCCAAGAAGTTCGAGCCCAAGTACCGCCTGGCCCGTCACGGTCTCTTcgagcagaagaagcagacCCGCAAGCAGCGCAAGGAGCGTCGCAACAGGATGAAGAAGGTCCGTGGTACCGCCAAGGCCAAGATTGGTGCTGGCAAGAAGTAA